One Cenarchaeum symbiont of Oopsacas minuta DNA segment encodes these proteins:
- a CDS encoding AN1-like zinc finger protein, with protein MKKCNYCEMTIAFPDDFTCKFCKRGFCVEHIQLENHECGKIEPVKFLRKTWLRRHNLNISYGRYIVVCDVCRYVSKVGSLIDFAGEERKNHIADTSCDPSKVFLEEDLSSEKIQKNIDVEKIVPTDRKFWVCGYCIPPQIFDVRSEYIAHHYRHN; from the coding sequence TTGAAAAAATGTAATTATTGTGAAATGACCATAGCATTTCCTGATGATTTTACATGTAAATTCTGCAAGCGTGGGTTTTGTGTAGAACACATCCAGTTGGAAAATCATGAATGTGGTAAAATAGAGCCTGTAAAATTTCTTAGAAAAACATGGTTAAGACGCCATAATCTGAATATCAGTTATGGCAGGTATATTGTAGTATGTGATGTATGTAGATATGTTTCAAAGGTAGGGTCTTTGATTGATTTTGCTGGAGAAGAGAGAAAAAACCACATTGCAGATACGTCATGTGATCCTAGCAAAGTTTTCCTTGAAGAAGATCTAAGTAGCGAGAAAATACAAAAAAATATTGACGTTGAAAAAATTGTACCGACAGATAGAAAATTCTGGGTTTGTGGGTATTGCATACCGCCTCAGATATTCGATGTACGTTCAGAATACATTGCACATCATTATAGGCACAACTAG
- a CDS encoding HNH endonuclease — MCAKYLASLNTSDMKNLINKLHASQHGNCFICEEPIDLEIHKDSIQIDHITPLQAKGKDGPENFALTHEHCNESKQTSNLQISRLLAKFEKMKKQVKNENRDSVTLADVLRTYNGSKYNFKFKVSNNIVKYSFSDYGDNKVYESEIFCDSISKQKSFFAQIPITYLFHDDIINPRGIGNNLRKLIEEFHKGRPQLHVALARIDTIDNASKILVFDGQHKTAAQILLGVKQLPIRLFIESNTDLLLTANTNAGDTLRQVAFDKSIKRQLGNCIFTDRITRYQNDHGLSSDDNNFTEKELVTYFKGEHREMKKYIHDAVRNSVTQHVDNKLRNYIDLSGRTKDKPLSYSTIDKAFYPLFIYPGLLSSTLDYKVDVGENPRLLEIAQLVKLMNIIAKEIYIDKFDFDLGINRIEHKIQKGIDIPESHLAAYRISKEEVVYNWAKYVRTIIREHFIHMGKHIEDDKPFQEPFPEQLWTHIAHFMKNLIGLPVWVNKDLSKTVFGGKQNNAYWEHVFRTGKTHSGSQIMPSGLNFIRMIDE; from the coding sequence TTGTGTGCCAAATATCTAGCATCATTAAATACATCTGATATGAAAAACTTGATAAATAAACTACATGCATCTCAACATGGTAATTGCTTTATTTGTGAAGAACCGATTGATCTTGAAATACACAAAGATTCTATTCAAATAGATCATATAACTCCATTACAAGCTAAAGGAAAAGATGGACCTGAAAACTTTGCACTTACACATGAACATTGTAATGAATCAAAACAAACAAGTAATTTACAAATATCTAGATTACTTGCAAAATTCGAAAAAATGAAAAAACAAGTTAAAAATGAAAATCGTGACTCAGTCACATTGGCAGATGTTTTAAGAACATATAATGGATCAAAATATAATTTTAAATTCAAAGTATCAAATAATATTGTAAAATATAGTTTTTCAGACTATGGGGATAACAAAGTTTATGAATCTGAAATATTTTGTGATTCTATTAGTAAACAAAAATCATTTTTTGCTCAAATTCCTATTACATATTTATTTCATGACGACATTATCAATCCTAGAGGTATTGGAAATAATTTACGTAAGTTAATTGAGGAATTTCACAAAGGACGACCTCAGCTCCATGTAGCATTAGCACGAATTGACACTATCGATAATGCTAGTAAAATTTTAGTTTTTGATGGACAACATAAAACCGCTGCACAAATTTTACTCGGAGTGAAGCAATTGCCAATTAGATTGTTCATTGAATCTAACACAGATTTATTATTAACTGCCAATACCAATGCTGGAGACACATTACGCCAAGTCGCTTTTGATAAATCAATTAAACGTCAACTAGGAAATTGTATATTTACTGATAGAATAACAAGATACCAAAATGATCATGGATTGTCTAGTGATGATAATAATTTTACAGAGAAAGAGCTTGTGACTTATTTTAAAGGTGAACATCGTGAAATGAAAAAATATATCCATGATGCAGTAAGAAATAGTGTCACTCAACATGTTGACAATAAATTAAGAAACTATATTGATCTTTCTGGAAGAACAAAAGATAAACCGTTATCATACAGTACAATCGATAAAGCATTTTACCCATTATTTATTTATCCTGGATTATTGTCATCTACGCTAGATTATAAAGTAGATGTTGGAGAAAATCCAAGATTATTGGAAATAGCCCAACTTGTTAAATTGATGAATATAATTGCAAAAGAAATCTATATAGATAAATTCGATTTTGATCTTGGAATTAATAGAATCGAACATAAAATCCAAAAAGGGATAGATATACCAGAATCTCACTTGGCAGCATATAGAATAAGCAAGGAAGAAGTTGTCTACAATTGGGCAAAATATGTTCGAACAATTATTCGAGAGCATTTCATACATATGGGAAAACATATCGAGGATGATAAACCATTCCAAGAACCATTTCCAGAACAATTGTGGACACATATTGCACATTTTATGAAGAATCTAATTGGTTTGCCAGTATGGGTAAACAAGGATCTCTCTAAAACAGTCTTTGGCGGAAAACAAAATAATGCTTATTGGGAACATGTGTTTAGAACTGGAAAAACGCATTCAGGATCTCAAATCATGCCATCAGGATTGAATTTCATACGTATGATTGATGAGTAA
- a CDS encoding Transposase: MTDRLDLDVVLSNPYQTKAISASTKKTDKVDAQILANLLRGGYIKCAKQKDR, from the coding sequence ATGACCGATAGACTGGATCTTGATGTTGTTCTCTCAAATCCATACCAGACAAAAGCTATTTCAGCATCCACTAAAAAAACAGACAAGGTTGATGCACAAATCCTAGCAAACTTGTTACGTGGAGGATATATCAAATGTGCCAAACAAAAAGATCGTTGA